The genomic region GGGAAGCGATCGATGGACGTTCGGCGGCTGGGCCGCAGCGGCCTCAAGGTCTCGGCGCTCTGCCTGGGCACCATGACCTTCGGCAACCAGGCAGACGAGGAGCCCTCCTTCGCGATCATGGACAAGGCGTACGAGGCCGGCATCTTCTTCTTCGACTCGGCCGACGTCTATCCGGTGGTGCCACGGTCGGAAACCTGGGGGCGCAGCGAGCAGATCGTCGGCAACTGGCTGCGCAACCGCGGCCTGCGCGAGCGCGTCGTGCTGGCCACGAAGGCCCGCGGCACGGTCGGCCCCGGCCCCAACGACGCCGGCCTCTCGCGCAAGCACCTGCTGGACGCGATCGACGCCTCGCTGCGCCGCCTGCAAACCGAGTACGTGGACCTCTACCAGGTCCACGCCTTCGACCCCGAGACGCCGCTGGACGAGACCCTGCGGGCGCTGGACGAGATCGTGCGCAGCGGCCGGGCGCGCTATCTCGGCTGCTCCAATTTCGCCGCCTGGCAGCTCGCCAGGGCGCTGTGGATCAGCGACAAGCAGAACCTCGCGCGCTTCGATTCGGTGCAGCCGCGCTACAACCTGCTGGACCGGCGCATCGAGGACGAGCTGCTGCCGCTCTGCCGCGACCAGGGCGTGGGCGTGATCCCATACAGCCCGATCGCCGGCGGCCTGCTCACCGGCAAGTACGGCGCCGGCCGCGAGCCGGACGCCAACGCCCGCTACATTCTGTTTGGCCGGCAGGCGCAGATCACGCCGCAGGCATTGGCGGCGATCGACGGCCTCACGGCGCTGGCACGCGAGCACGACGCGACGCTGGCGCAGTTCGCCGTCGCCTGGGTGGCGGCGCAGCCGGGCGTGACGGCGCCGATCATCGGCGCCACGCGGCCGGAGCAGCTCGACGAGACGCTTGGCGCCGTCAAGCTGAAGCTGGACGAGGAGACGCTGCATCGCGCCACCGCGATTGCCCGCGCTGCCGGGGCATGAGGGAGAGGGCCACGATGGGCACGCTGGACGGCAAGGTGGCGCTGGTTACGGGCGCGGCGAGCAGGCGCGGCATCGGCCACGGCATCGCGCTGGCGCTGGCGGAGGCGAGCGCCGACGTGGCCGTGAGCGACATCGGCCGGCGCAGCCTCGTGGCACGGGCCGAGCCGGAGGAGTGGCGCGGCCTGGACAGCGTGGTGGAAGAGATTTCTGGACTCGGCCGCCGCACGGCCGGGATCGTGGCCGATGTGAGCCGTGGTGAAGACGTGCGCGGCCTTGCCCGGCAGGTCGAAGAGCAGCTCGGGCGCATCGACATCCTCGTCAACTGCGCCGGCGCGCCGCAGGAGCCGTCGATCGGCGGCGGCTGGGAGCTGCCCGCGGAAGAATGGGAGCACGTGCTCGCCGTGAACCTGAGCGGGCCGTTTCTGCTCTGCGCCGCCGTGGTGCCGCGCATGCTGGCGCGCGGCGAGGGCGGGCGCATCATCAACATCTCCTCCGTGCTGGGCAAACGCCCGTGGCCGCGCCGCCCCGCCTACAACGCCAGCAAGCACGGCCTGATCGGCCTCACCCGCTCGCTGGCGCTGGATCTGGCGCAGCACCAGATCACCGTCAACGCGATCTGCCCCGGCATCATCGACACCGACCGGGCGCAGGCGCGGCCCGACCCGCTGCAGCGCATCGACTTCACCGGCGCACCGCTTTCGACCGAGGAGTTCGTGCGGCGCGAAATCCCGGCGCTGCGCCGCGGCACACCGCAGGACATCGGCGCGCTGGCGGCCTTCCTCGCCTCGCCGGCCGCGGCCTACATCACCGGCCAGGCGATCAATGTAGACGGCGGCTGGTACATGGCCTGAACGCCGGTGCAAACCCGCCCGCGGAGTCGAAGGATGAAACGCGCCCTCCACTGCCTTGCCGTGGCCGCCGTGCTGCTGGCCGCGGCCTGCGGTGGCTCGAACAACAAGACGAGGAACGCCGGCCCGGCGATCAACCCCGGCACGCCGCCGCCCCCGCCGCCGCTGCCCACGCGCCGCGCCTCGCCAACGCCCACGCCGTTCCGCTGACGGAGTGCGGCCAATACCGGTCACTTGAGGAAGTCAAGCGAGTGCGCTATCCTTGCGCGTGGAAGGACGGCGCAGATGAAGAGCTACGGACAGGATTGTGTAGTTGCCAACACGCTCGACATCCTCGGCGACCGCTGGACGCTGCTGATCGTGCGCGACCTCTTCCTCGGCAAGACCCGCTTCGCCGAGTTCCAGCAGTCGCTGCACGGCATTCCCACCAACCTGCTGGGCGATCGGCTGAAGCAGCTCGAAGAGCACGGCGTCGTCACGCGGCGCTTCTACAGCCAGCACCCGCCGCGCGCCGAGTACGTGCTGACGGAGAAGGGCCGGGCGCTCGACCCGATCCTGGGCGCGATCGCCGACTGGGGCGCGCGCTTCGCGCCGGCCGGCTCCGTGCCCGCGCGCCGGCACACCACGTGCGGCCACGCGGTGCGGCTGCGCTGGTACTGCGCCGAGTGCAACGAGCTGGCCGGGCGCAACGTCGAGGTGGTGCATAGCGGCGGGCCGTTGCCAGCCGCGTCATAGCGCAGCACGGCCGCGCATGCTCGCGGCCGTGCTGCTGTTTGGCTGTGCGGTTTTAGCGGAGGCTACTGCCGGGCGGCGCGGATCTTGTTATAGCAGTTGCTGCAATAGACCGGCCGGTCGCCGCGGGGCACGAAGGGCACTTCGGTCATCTGGCCGCACTCGGCACACGAAGCGGGGTGCATCTGGCGCGGCGTGCGGCCGCCGTAGCTGGCGAAGGTGCCGTAGCGAACGTACCCGTTATCCTCCGGGGCATCGAAACTGTTGTGCGTTTGCGAGGATTTACGCGCCGAGCGGCACGAGGGGCAGCGCACGGGGTCGTTCGTTAACCCTTTGCTGGCATAGAATTCCTGCTCTCCCGCCGTGAAGACGAACTCACGTCCGCAATCCCGGCACACCAGCGTTCGATCGACTGGACTCAAGACTTCCTCCGAAACCCGGGGCCACCGCGGCCCGCATAGATCAGAAAGGGCGACGCCAGGCGTCGCCCGCGCGGCACCGT from Dehalococcoidia bacterium harbors:
- a CDS encoding SDR family NAD(P)-dependent oxidoreductase translates to MGTLDGKVALVTGAASRRGIGHGIALALAEASADVAVSDIGRRSLVARAEPEEWRGLDSVVEEISGLGRRTAGIVADVSRGEDVRGLARQVEEQLGRIDILVNCAGAPQEPSIGGGWELPAEEWEHVLAVNLSGPFLLCAAVVPRMLARGEGGRIINISSVLGKRPWPRRPAYNASKHGLIGLTRSLALDLAQHQITVNAICPGIIDTDRAQARPDPLQRIDFTGAPLSTEEFVRREIPALRRGTPQDIGALAAFLASPAAAYITGQAINVDGGWYMA
- a CDS encoding aldo/keto reductase — its product is MDVRRLGRSGLKVSALCLGTMTFGNQADEEPSFAIMDKAYEAGIFFFDSADVYPVVPRSETWGRSEQIVGNWLRNRGLRERVVLATKARGTVGPGPNDAGLSRKHLLDAIDASLRRLQTEYVDLYQVHAFDPETPLDETLRALDEIVRSGRARYLGCSNFAAWQLARALWISDKQNLARFDSVQPRYNLLDRRIEDELLPLCRDQGVGVIPYSPIAGGLLTGKYGAGREPDANARYILFGRQAQITPQALAAIDGLTALAREHDATLAQFAVAWVAAQPGVTAPIIGATRPEQLDETLGAVKLKLDEETLHRATAIARAAGA
- a CDS encoding zinc-ribbon domain containing protein encodes the protein MSPVDRTLVCRDCGREFVFTAGEQEFYASKGLTNDPVRCPSCRSARKSSQTHNSFDAPEDNGYVRYGTFASYGGRTPRQMHPASCAECGQMTEVPFVPRGDRPVYCSNCYNKIRAARQ
- a CDS encoding helix-turn-helix domain-containing protein, giving the protein MKSYGQDCVVANTLDILGDRWTLLIVRDLFLGKTRFAEFQQSLHGIPTNLLGDRLKQLEEHGVVTRRFYSQHPPRAEYVLTEKGRALDPILGAIADWGARFAPAGSVPARRHTTCGHAVRLRWYCAECNELAGRNVEVVHSGGPLPAAS